The following proteins come from a genomic window of Mammaliicoccus sp. Marseille-Q6498:
- a CDS encoding NUDIX domain-containing protein, giving the protein MDLTLKSEEGMVNIRVGAIIKSNDGYCFHFDKKHQFHALIGGRIKYYESSDSAIKREIKEELGIECDNIHFLTTIQNFYEYQGTSMHEILFIYNVTIQDSFKNLNVIPDSKVDYVCVKLEDIPQIHLLPEKVKEIILRRIDIQPLFIDRDNSKQ; this is encoded by the coding sequence ATGGATCTTACACTTAAATCTGAAGAAGGCATGGTAAATATAAGAGTTGGCGCGATCATTAAATCAAATGATGGCTACTGTTTTCACTTCGATAAAAAGCATCAATTTCACGCTTTAATTGGCGGTAGAATTAAATATTACGAAAGTTCTGATTCAGCTATTAAACGTGAAATTAAAGAAGAACTTGGTATAGAATGTGATAATATTCATTTCCTTACGACTATACAAAATTTTTATGAATACCAAGGCACTTCAATGCATGAAATATTATTTATTTACAATGTTACAATTCAAGATTCATTCAAAAATTTAAATGTAATCCCTGATTCAAAAGTTGATTACGTATGTGTAAAACTTGAAGACATACCTCAAATTCATTTATTACCTGAAAAAGTAAAAGAAATTATATTAAGAAGAATCGATATTCAACCTTTATTTATTGATAGAGATAATTCTAAACAATAG
- a CDS encoding DMT family transporter: MILLIILGVLAGLCVPLQTSINTRLGSYTKSPILASFYSFLIGTIVLIVLNLMMNPEKLTPSFIMHHDFSYVWFTGGLLGVVFLTGNLLLLPRIGAALTVVMTVSGQIIMGLIIDQFGLFNADIHPINVSKIAGVIVMLFGILLMNYKKKSARIITNESTHTNFWIILGVFTGCLPPIQTAVNSALRYEVQSYYLSALISFAIGTTALFILSLIIVRRIRFSLTQPEQGKIKPIYFIGGPLGAIFVTTNILLMPELGAALTLMVVILGQMLMGLIIDHFGLFNTPKYKITTRRLVGAILVFIGIVILKSF; the protein is encoded by the coding sequence TTGATATTACTTATCATTTTAGGTGTTCTGGCTGGTTTATGTGTACCATTGCAAACATCAATCAATACAAGATTAGGCAGTTATACTAAATCTCCTATTCTCGCGTCTTTTTATTCATTTTTAATCGGTACAATTGTACTGATCGTTCTTAATTTAATGATGAACCCTGAAAAGTTAACGCCATCTTTCATTATGCATCATGATTTTTCATATGTATGGTTTACTGGTGGACTATTAGGTGTTGTATTTTTAACGGGGAATTTATTACTATTACCAAGAATCGGTGCTGCATTAACTGTTGTGATGACTGTTTCCGGACAAATAATCATGGGATTAATTATAGATCAGTTCGGTTTATTTAATGCAGATATTCACCCAATCAATGTTAGTAAAATTGCTGGTGTCATCGTTATGTTATTTGGCATATTATTAATGAACTATAAAAAGAAATCCGCTCGAATTATAACGAACGAATCAACACATACAAATTTCTGGATTATTTTAGGCGTATTCACTGGTTGTTTACCACCTATTCAAACTGCAGTAAATAGTGCACTGAGATATGAAGTTCAATCATATTATTTATCAGCACTTATTTCATTCGCGATAGGAACAACTGCATTATTTATATTATCTCTTATCATCGTAAGAAGAATTCGATTCAGTTTAACGCAACCTGAACAAGGTAAAATCAAACCGATTTATTTCATAGGTGGTCCTTTAGGTGCTATCTTTGTTACAACTAACATATTACTTATGCCTGAACTAGGTGCAGCACTGACATTAATGGTCGTTATATTAGGCCAAATGTTAATGGGTCTTATCATTGATCACTTCGGTCTGTTTAACACACCAAAATATAAAATTACGACGAGACGCTTAGTTGGCGCAATTTTAGTATTTATCGGTATTGTCATATTGAAATCATTTTAA
- the fdhF gene encoding formate dehydrogenase subunit alpha produces the protein MQEHQVLTIDGTDYLVEEGMGLLDFIKSEKISFVPSICYNESLGPIETCDSCIVEVNGQLQRSCSTMIENGMVVNTQIEKVKSAQKQALDRVLEHHELYCTVCDYNNGNCEIHNTMGEFGLEHQSVPFKSKGYEKDYGAFYRYDPDQCILCGRCVEVCQDVQVNETLTIDWKRQEPRVIWDNDKAIDESSCVNCGQCVTVCPCNALMENNMLGKAGYMTDQKPGLLRSMIELTKKAETGYGPLFAISDSEAAMREQTIKKTKTVCTYCGVGCSFDVWTKDREILRVLPHEDSPANHISSCVKGKFAWDYVNSKERLLKPLVRKEGYFQEVEWEEAIKVIRDKFTEIKNEHGKDALAFISSSKCTNEESYLMQKLSRQVIGTHNVDNCSRYCQSPATQGLFRTVGYGGDSGSIDDLEKAEMVITIGTNTAEAHPVIASKIKRAHKLLGQKLYVFDIRKHEMAERADQFYLPTPGTDLVWLSAVTKYIIDQNWHNEAFINQYVNDFDKYYESLKPFTLEYAEEKTGISKSELQHIAKQIHEVESLSICWAMGVTQHRVGSDTSTAISNLLLVTGNYMRPGTGAYPLRGHNNVQGCSDMGSMPNTFPGYQDVSDDEIRHKFEEAWNVTLDSERGLDNHQMIDKIHEGELHSLYIKGEDTGVVDANINYVRSAFEKIDFLVVQDLFLSKTAEFADVVLPASPSLEKDGTFTNTERRIQRINKALEPLGDSKPDWEIIQTIAQSLGADWNYKHPSEIWYEAQSLMPLVKGVTYDRLEGYNSLQWPMNDDGTDTPLLYTERFHFPDGKARLYPLAFNVESKKTKEMSLHVNNGRVLEHFHEGNMTYQVPGLAYKMPNNFCEISKELAEEHGIEDGAKVKITSKVGSTEVHVQVTDRVTGHYIYIPLNDQNEGAPNFITDSDVDKDTNTPAYKDNYAKLEVITKKGKSPIPKHNSRNGNRQPQISVRVQDKWDKPEYTFPSKGGDK, from the coding sequence ATGCAAGAGCATCAAGTATTAACCATTGATGGGACAGACTATCTTGTAGAAGAAGGAATGGGGTTATTAGACTTCATTAAATCCGAGAAAATTTCTTTTGTTCCGTCAATTTGTTATAACGAATCATTAGGACCTATTGAAACGTGTGATTCATGTATTGTTGAAGTAAATGGACAGCTTCAGCGCTCATGTAGCACGATGATTGAAAATGGCATGGTCGTGAATACTCAAATTGAAAAAGTGAAATCTGCACAAAAACAAGCGTTGGACAGAGTGCTTGAACACCATGAGTTATATTGTACAGTTTGTGATTATAACAATGGTAATTGCGAAATTCACAATACAATGGGTGAGTTTGGACTAGAACATCAATCCGTACCTTTTAAATCTAAAGGTTATGAGAAAGATTATGGGGCATTTTATAGATATGATCCGGACCAATGTATTTTATGTGGTAGATGTGTGGAAGTATGTCAAGACGTTCAAGTGAACGAGACTTTGACAATTGATTGGAAACGACAAGAACCAAGAGTGATTTGGGATAACGATAAAGCAATTGATGAATCAAGTTGTGTTAATTGCGGGCAGTGTGTCACTGTTTGTCCTTGTAATGCTTTAATGGAAAATAACATGTTAGGTAAAGCAGGTTATATGACGGATCAAAAACCTGGTTTATTACGTTCAATGATTGAACTCACTAAAAAAGCAGAAACAGGTTATGGACCGTTATTTGCAATTTCTGATTCTGAAGCGGCAATGAGAGAGCAGACGATTAAGAAGACTAAAACAGTATGTACATATTGTGGCGTAGGCTGTTCTTTTGATGTTTGGACGAAAGATAGAGAAATTTTAAGAGTCTTACCACATGAAGATTCTCCAGCAAATCACATCTCGTCATGTGTTAAAGGAAAATTTGCATGGGATTATGTTAATTCGAAAGAACGTTTATTAAAACCACTTGTTAGAAAAGAGGGCTATTTCCAAGAAGTAGAATGGGAAGAAGCGATTAAAGTCATACGTGATAAATTTACTGAAATAAAAAATGAACATGGAAAAGACGCTTTAGCATTTATTTCATCTTCTAAATGTACAAATGAAGAATCTTATTTAATGCAAAAACTATCTAGACAAGTTATTGGCACACATAACGTAGATAACTGTTCAAGATATTGTCAATCACCCGCAACACAAGGATTATTTAGAACAGTTGGTTACGGTGGAGATTCAGGTTCAATTGATGATTTAGAAAAAGCAGAAATGGTTATCACAATCGGAACGAATACAGCTGAAGCGCATCCTGTTATCGCCAGTAAAATTAAAAGAGCGCACAAATTATTAGGACAAAAATTATATGTATTCGATATAAGAAAGCATGAAATGGCAGAACGTGCAGATCAATTTTATTTACCGACACCTGGGACAGATTTAGTTTGGCTGTCAGCAGTCACAAAGTATATTATCGATCAAAATTGGCACAATGAAGCTTTTATTAATCAATACGTAAATGATTTTGATAAGTATTATGAAAGTTTAAAACCATTTACATTAGAATATGCAGAAGAAAAAACAGGCATCAGTAAATCAGAACTTCAACATATCGCCAAACAAATTCATGAAGTAGAATCATTATCTATTTGTTGGGCAATGGGTGTTACGCAACATAGAGTTGGAAGTGACACGAGTACAGCTATCTCAAATCTTCTATTAGTAACAGGTAACTATATGAGACCTGGTACCGGAGCTTATCCACTACGCGGGCATAATAACGTACAAGGTTGTAGTGATATGGGAAGTATGCCAAATACATTCCCAGGATATCAAGATGTGTCAGATGATGAAATACGTCATAAATTTGAAGAAGCGTGGAATGTCACTTTAGATAGCGAGCGTGGTTTAGATAATCACCAAATGATAGATAAAATTCACGAAGGCGAGTTACATTCTTTATACATTAAAGGTGAAGATACAGGCGTTGTAGATGCGAATATCAACTATGTGAGATCTGCATTTGAAAAAATAGATTTCTTAGTTGTACAAGATTTATTCTTATCTAAAACAGCAGAATTTGCTGACGTTGTATTACCAGCATCACCTTCATTAGAAAAGGATGGTACTTTTACAAATACAGAACGACGCATTCAAAGAATAAATAAAGCGCTAGAGCCTTTAGGAGATTCTAAACCAGACTGGGAAATCATACAAACAATTGCGCAGTCACTCGGTGCAGATTGGAATTATAAACATCCTAGTGAGATATGGTATGAAGCACAATCATTAATGCCGCTTGTTAAAGGTGTTACGTATGACAGACTTGAAGGATATAACAGCTTACAATGGCCGATGAATGATGACGGCACTGATACACCATTGTTATATACAGAACGATTCCATTTTCCTGATGGTAAAGCAAGATTATATCCATTAGCGTTTAACGTTGAATCGAAAAAGACAAAAGAAATGTCATTGCATGTTAACAATGGTCGTGTGTTAGAACATTTCCACGAAGGCAATATGACGTATCAAGTTCCTGGATTAGCTTATAAAATGCCAAATAACTTTTGTGAAATTTCGAAAGAATTGGCAGAAGAGCACGGTATAGAAGATGGAGCAAAAGTTAAAATCACTTCAAAAGTCGGTTCGACAGAAGTACACGTACAAGTGACCGATAGAGTGACAGGTCATTACATTTATATACCGTTAAATGACCAAAATGAAGGTGCACCAAACTTTATTACAGATAGCGATGTAGATAAAGATACGAACACACCAGCATATAAAGACAATTATGCTAAATTGGAAGTGATCACGAAAAAAGGTAAGTCTCCTATACCAAAACATAATTCAAGGAATGGTAATCGACAGCCACAAATTAGCGTGAGAGTTCAAGATAAATGGGATAAACCAGAGTATACCTTCCCGAGTAAAGGTGGCGATAAATAA
- a CDS encoding DUF1641 domain-containing protein gives MAERIKVIRKFQETKEYKIEQNLKDIQGRLSDHKIAIEKGIDILDALEEAQALDAFHAAIVQRKVITGNLVSELNKEQYEGVLGNLGQLLFLLGDVDLEEASTFIKKINNGMKVANRANSNKKTSMTDLLGALKDPEINQSVTMLLNFLRGMSRE, from the coding sequence ATGGCTGAAAGAATTAAAGTAATAAGAAAGTTTCAAGAAACTAAAGAATATAAAATAGAACAGAACTTAAAAGACATTCAAGGTCGACTGAGCGACCATAAAATCGCTATAGAAAAAGGCATAGACATACTAGACGCATTAGAAGAGGCACAAGCGTTAGACGCCTTTCATGCAGCGATTGTACAGCGAAAAGTCATTACGGGTAACCTTGTATCTGAACTTAATAAAGAACAATATGAAGGTGTTTTAGGAAATTTAGGACAATTACTATTTTTATTAGGCGATGTAGACTTAGAAGAAGCTTCTACTTTTATTAAAAAAATTAATAACGGTATGAAAGTTGCCAATAGAGCAAATTCTAACAAAAAGACATCTATGACAGATTTACTCGGAGCATTGAAAGACCCTGAAATCAATCAAAGCGTTACAATGCTACTAAACTTCTTAAGAGGAATGAGTAGAGAATAG
- a CDS encoding N-acetylglucosaminidase: MSAINFIKERFALILGITIILIFIVLLIIFESPFFKHHQTHSYDEALNIQMKSDAPAVTQKDNKFVYANKKEVDKYMDVEKSETDMQFMDISKKVDISEKQVKEILKDKGILKGQEKAFLKAQEKYDINIIYLISHAFIETGNGKSELAKGVKMSNGKTFYNFYGIGAFDQDAVQTGSSYARKKGWTKPEKAIDGGAEFVKNDYLENDQNTLYKMRWNPYNPGQHLYATDVSWASSIGSIMEKYYQEHKLKKADINKDYYK, encoded by the coding sequence GTGAGCGCAATTAATTTCATCAAGGAAAGATTTGCCTTAATATTAGGAATCACTATTATATTAATTTTTATAGTATTACTCATTATATTTGAATCACCATTCTTTAAGCATCATCAAACACATTCATATGACGAAGCGTTAAATATTCAAATGAAGAGTGATGCACCAGCTGTTACTCAAAAAGATAATAAATTTGTTTATGCTAATAAAAAAGAAGTCGATAAATACATGGATGTCGAAAAAAGTGAAACAGATATGCAATTTATGGATATCTCAAAAAAAGTCGATATTTCTGAAAAACAAGTTAAAGAAATATTGAAAGATAAAGGTATACTTAAAGGACAAGAAAAAGCATTTTTAAAAGCTCAAGAAAAATATGACATCAATATTATCTACTTGATAAGTCATGCTTTTATTGAAACTGGAAATGGTAAATCAGAATTAGCAAAAGGTGTTAAAATGTCTAATGGAAAGACGTTTTATAACTTTTATGGCATTGGCGCATTCGACCAAGATGCAGTACAAACAGGGAGTAGCTATGCTCGTAAAAAAGGATGGACCAAACCTGAGAAAGCAATCGATGGTGGTGCGGAATTTGTTAAGAACGATTATTTAGAAAATGATCAAAACACATTATACAAAATGAGATGGAATCCATATAACCCAGGACAACACTTATATGCTACTGATGTAAGTTGGGCTTCAAGTATTGGTAGCATTATGGAAAAATATTATCAAGAACACAAATTAAAAAAAGCAGATATTAATAAAGATTATTACAAATAA
- a CDS encoding FAD-dependent monooxygenase, with protein sequence MKIAVIGGGIGGLTTAGLLYQTGHDVQLYEKRNDLIQTGAGLGIGSNVLKALKQYKMAYAIEQEGQSLKNIEIRSNLNEYLNTLKMSEDKEANITIHRNVLHEILKTQVPAERIHLDHKLKEFKQNADSVRLYFENGVQDQFDLVIAADGLNSEIRQQLFPKSAPRYAGYTCFRGVVKEHFDMKSDVALEYWGHKGRFGIVPLKDDEWYWFCTMNAKEKDLQYKSFEKPHLQAYFNQFPDEVRQILDAQEETGILHHDMYDLVPLKSFYSGRVILLGDAAHATTPNMGQGAGQAIEDAVTIANLLKERDIESALNRYNKLRVKHTKKVILKSRKIGKAGQTSSTFKIKIRNRVLKTKSSKSLSKKVKFLQKAKLK encoded by the coding sequence ATGAAAATTGCAGTAATTGGTGGAGGTATAGGCGGATTAACAACTGCTGGATTACTTTATCAAACGGGTCACGATGTACAACTATATGAAAAACGAAATGATTTAATTCAAACTGGTGCAGGTTTAGGCATTGGTAGCAATGTTTTAAAAGCACTTAAACAATATAAAATGGCATATGCTATAGAACAAGAAGGACAATCATTAAAAAATATAGAAATCAGATCTAACCTTAACGAATATTTAAATACTTTAAAAATGAGCGAAGATAAAGAAGCAAATATTACGATTCATAGAAATGTATTACATGAAATTTTAAAAACACAAGTACCAGCTGAACGTATACATCTCGATCATAAATTAAAAGAATTTAAACAAAATGCAGATTCAGTTAGACTATATTTCGAAAATGGCGTTCAAGATCAATTTGATTTAGTTATAGCAGCAGACGGATTAAACTCAGAAATAAGACAACAACTATTCCCTAAATCAGCACCTAGATATGCTGGGTATACTTGTTTTAGAGGTGTCGTTAAAGAACATTTCGACATGAAAAGCGACGTAGCTCTTGAATACTGGGGCCATAAAGGACGCTTTGGAATTGTACCTTTAAAAGATGATGAATGGTATTGGTTCTGTACAATGAACGCAAAAGAAAAAGACTTACAATATAAATCATTCGAAAAACCACATTTACAAGCATACTTCAATCAATTTCCAGATGAAGTAAGACAAATACTAGACGCTCAAGAAGAAACAGGCATTCTACATCATGATATGTATGACTTAGTACCACTTAAATCATTCTATTCAGGAAGAGTCATTTTATTAGGAGATGCTGCACACGCAACAACACCTAATATGGGGCAAGGAGCAGGGCAAGCAATTGAAGATGCTGTAACGATAGCTAATTTACTAAAAGAAAGAGATATCGAATCAGCGCTTAATCGATATAACAAATTAAGAGTGAAACATACGAAGAAAGTAATCTTGAAATCTAGAAAAATTGGTAAAGCAGGTCAAACTTCAAGTACATTTAAAATAAAAATAAGAAATAGAGTACTCAAAACAAAATCATCAAAATCTTTAAGTAAAAAAGTGAAATTTCTTCAAAAAGCCAAATTAAAATAA
- a CDS encoding sodium/solute symporter (Members of the Solute:Sodium Symporter (SSS), TC 2.A.21 as described in tcdb.org, catalyze solute:Na+ symport. Known solutes for members of the family include sugars, amino acids, nucleosides, inositols, vitamins, urea or anions, depending on the system.) encodes MNMIVVIMFLFFVSITLLITYFASKRTQSANDFYTAGGGLTGWQNGLAIAGDYLSAASFLGIAGAIALWGFDGFFYSIGYLTAYLIVLYIVAEPLRNLGKYTLADMIAARFELKKVRAMAAVSSITIVIFYMLAQLVGAGALIQLLFGIPYTLAVILVGIMMTIYVLFGGMTATSWVQMVKAVLLMIGTVIITFLVLLHFNFNISSMFGAMHDIKAPELKSEFINPGSQGKSPLDNISLIVALLFGTAGLPHILMRFFTVKDAKTARSSVMWATWIIGIFYILTIFLGFGAAALLTREEIISANPAGNMAAPLLAAKLGGDFLMSFVAAVAFATILAVVAGLVLTGASAFAHDIYGQVIKKGNVTEKEQMKAAKLASLAVSVLSIVLALFAQNMNVAFLVSLAFCVAASANLPVIVFTIFWKRFNTHGAITGITVGLIVSLTLVILSPNVMNPAGTAFIKMAPIFPLSNPAIISVPAGFIAAFLGTFLGKSESKDKFKEVQVKSATGISTSDISH; translated from the coding sequence ATGAATATGATTGTTGTCATTATGTTTTTATTTTTTGTCAGCATTACTTTGCTTATTACATATTTTGCATCTAAAAGGACTCAATCGGCAAATGACTTTTATACTGCTGGAGGAGGCTTAACAGGTTGGCAAAATGGTTTAGCTATTGCTGGTGACTATTTATCGGCCGCTTCATTTTTAGGTATTGCAGGCGCGATTGCATTATGGGGGTTTGATGGCTTTTTCTATAGTATTGGATATTTAACAGCTTATCTAATCGTGCTTTACATTGTGGCAGAACCTTTAAGAAACTTAGGTAAATATACTTTAGCTGATATGATTGCAGCAAGATTTGAACTTAAAAAAGTACGTGCAATGGCTGCTGTTTCATCTATCACAATTGTTATATTTTATATGCTTGCTCAATTAGTCGGTGCTGGTGCACTCATTCAACTATTGTTCGGCATACCATATACACTTGCTGTTATTTTAGTTGGTATTATGATGACAATTTATGTTTTATTCGGAGGCATGACAGCAACAAGTTGGGTACAAATGGTAAAAGCTGTACTGCTTATGATTGGTACGGTTATTATTACATTTTTAGTTTTACTACATTTTAATTTTAATATTTCGTCAATGTTTGGTGCAATGCATGATATTAAAGCACCAGAACTTAAAAGTGAATTTATTAATCCTGGTTCTCAAGGAAAATCACCTTTAGATAATATTTCACTTATCGTTGCATTATTGTTCGGTACAGCAGGCTTACCACATATACTTATGAGATTTTTCACAGTTAAAGATGCTAAAACAGCAAGATCTTCAGTTATGTGGGCAACTTGGATTATCGGCATATTTTATATATTAACAATCTTCTTAGGATTTGGTGCAGCAGCGTTATTAACGCGTGAAGAAATTATTTCAGCTAACCCAGCTGGTAATATGGCTGCCCCACTGTTAGCAGCAAAATTAGGCGGAGATTTTCTCATGTCATTTGTAGCAGCCGTGGCATTCGCTACAATACTAGCTGTAGTAGCAGGTCTAGTACTAACTGGTGCATCAGCATTTGCACATGATATTTACGGACAAGTCATTAAAAAAGGCAACGTTACTGAAAAAGAACAAATGAAAGCAGCAAAATTAGCTTCATTAGCAGTTTCAGTGTTATCTATAGTACTAGCATTATTTGCACAAAACATGAACGTAGCATTCCTTGTATCATTAGCATTCTGTGTAGCTGCAAGTGCAAACCTACCAGTTATTGTATTCACGATATTTTGGAAGAGATTTAACACACATGGTGCCATAACAGGCATAACTGTTGGTTTAATTGTTTCACTTACACTCGTTATTCTAAGCCCTAACGTTATGAACCCTGCAGGCACAGCATTTATTAAAATGGCACCTATATTCCCGTTATCTAATCCAGCAATTATTTCAGTACCAGCTGGATTTATAGCAGCATTTTTAGGAACATTCTTAGGAAAATCAGAATCAAAAGACAAATTTAAAGAAGTACAAGTAAAATCAGCAACTGGCATTTCAACATCAGATATATCACATTAA
- a CDS encoding DUF485 domain-containing protein, with protein MREHDYMRIAEDPKFKELVRSRNRFIFPITVFFIIATLLFPVLTGYTTILNNIAFWNISWAWIYAFLLFVMVWTLVTVYMSKAKSFDIASDELLKTYREEQQR; from the coding sequence ATGAGGGAACATGACTACATGCGTATAGCAGAAGATCCAAAGTTTAAGGAACTTGTAAGGAGTCGTAATAGGTTTATTTTTCCTATCACTGTCTTCTTCATTATTGCAACTTTGCTTTTCCCTGTATTAACAGGGTATACGACAATTTTGAATAATATTGCGTTTTGGAACATATCTTGGGCTTGGATTTATGCATTTTTATTATTTGTAATGGTATGGACACTCGTAACCGTGTATATGAGCAAGGCAAAATCTTTTGATATTGCTTCTGATGAATTATTAAAAACATATAGAGAGGAGCAACAAAGATGA
- a CDS encoding ATP-binding cassette domain-containing protein has protein sequence MIEFKKVNKIFQQKNSKIQALEDVSFKVEAQDIFGVIGYSGAGKSTLIRLVNVLEEKTSGEIIVDGHDVNQYSKKQLQDVKKNIGMIFQHFNLLNSKTVFNNVAMPLILQGTSKAKVKSKVNELLEFVGLEDKGKQYPNELSGGQKQRVAIARALVTDPKILLCDEATSALDPATTDSILRLLKRVNEQFGVTILLITHEMSVIQKICNKVAVMENGKVIEIGPVLDVFSHPQTVTAKNFVSTVITTDISSNLKKLIREDKNATDIKLYIDGEQVTQSIVYDLITKYNVQINILFASMSDIQGTPVGYLTLRLNGNKEAIQNSFQYLSELNIEFEEVDA, from the coding sequence ATGATTGAATTTAAAAAAGTAAATAAAATTTTCCAACAAAAGAATTCTAAGATTCAAGCATTAGAAGATGTAAGTTTTAAAGTCGAAGCTCAAGATATTTTTGGTGTTATTGGCTATAGTGGTGCTGGTAAGAGTACATTAATAAGACTCGTTAATGTGTTAGAAGAAAAAACCTCGGGAGAAATTATTGTAGACGGGCATGATGTTAATCAATATTCTAAGAAGCAACTTCAAGACGTTAAGAAGAATATAGGGATGATATTTCAACACTTTAATTTATTGAATTCAAAAACAGTTTTTAATAATGTGGCGATGCCATTAATTTTACAAGGAACAAGCAAAGCAAAAGTAAAATCTAAAGTAAATGAATTACTAGAATTCGTTGGATTAGAAGATAAAGGGAAACAATATCCAAATGAATTATCGGGCGGTCAGAAACAAAGAGTAGCAATAGCAAGAGCACTAGTAACAGATCCGAAAATATTATTATGTGATGAAGCGACAAGTGCACTGGATCCTGCTACAACAGACTCAATTTTAAGACTATTGAAGAGAGTTAATGAGCAATTCGGTGTCACAATTTTATTAATTACTCACGAAATGAGCGTTATTCAAAAAATATGTAATAAAGTTGCTGTTATGGAGAATGGTAAAGTGATTGAAATTGGTCCAGTATTAGACGTATTTAGTCATCCACAAACAGTTACTGCTAAAAATTTCGTATCTACTGTTATTACAACAGACATTTCTTCTAATTTAAAAAAATTAATACGTGAAGATAAAAATGCTACGGATATTAAATTATACATAGACGGGGAACAAGTTACACAGTCAATTGTTTATGACTTAATCACTAAGTATAACGTACAAATTAATATACTTTTTGCTTCTATGTCAGACATACAAGGTACACCAGTTGGTTACTTAACATTACGATTAAATGGAAATAAAGAAGCGATACAAAATAGTTTTCAATATTTATCAGAATTAAATATTGAGTTTGAGGAGGTAGATGCATAA
- a CDS encoding methionine ABC transporter permease encodes MFGSSLDSSQLFDSIYQTLYMVTVSLIIGALIGIPLGILLVITRKNGIWPNSFIYHVLNPIINILRSLPFIILLIAIVPFTKLIVGTSIGTSAAIVPLTVYVAPYIGRLVENSLLEVNSGVIEAAHAMGASPFQIIRHFLLPEALGSLILALTTAIIGLIGATAMAGAVGGGGIGDLALAYGYQRFDTIVIIITVIILVIMVQLIQTLGNVLSKMVRRS; translated from the coding sequence ATGTTTGGATCATCATTAGATTCATCGCAATTATTCGATTCCATATATCAAACGTTATATATGGTAACTGTCTCATTAATCATCGGCGCATTAATCGGTATACCATTAGGCATTTTATTAGTTATAACGAGAAAAAATGGCATATGGCCTAATAGTTTCATATATCACGTGCTTAATCCGATTATAAATATTTTAAGATCATTACCATTTATTATTTTACTTATAGCGATTGTGCCTTTTACAAAATTAATTGTAGGGACATCAATAGGTACTTCTGCAGCAATCGTACCTTTAACAGTTTATGTAGCACCATACATAGGTAGGTTAGTTGAGAACTCATTATTAGAAGTAAATTCAGGCGTAATTGAAGCGGCACATGCAATGGGTGCTTCACCATTTCAAATTATACGTCACTTCTTATTACCAGAAGCTTTAGGCTCATTAATACTAGCTTTAACAACAGCAATTATAGGTTTGATTGGTGCAACAGCAATGGCAGGAGCTGTTGGCGGTGGCGGTATAGGTGACTTAGCACTTGCATACGGTTACCAACGATTCGATACAATCGTCATCATCATCACGGTCATCATATTAGTTATAATGGTTCAATTAATACAAACATTAGGCAACGTTTTATCAAAAATGGTTAGAAGAAGTTAA